The stretch of DNA ttgaaattatttgctAAATCCATTGATAAAATggacattaatttttttgtgaaatttgacaaaatatgttataaattaattaaagatgagCGAAAATAAGATGAGAGATAAAAGGAGAAAGAGGAGGAGAAGATGATGGTAGCGGTGGAGATGACCGCAAAGGCGACGATGACAATAATAAAGATGAAGGTTGACGACAATGATAGAGGAAGAGTAAGAGTAGGAGGAGGAAGCGAATGTTGATGTTGTAACATTgtaatttatcaattattttgttttatatgactttatttattatatctatatattatatagtttttggtattaattatttaaataaaatacgtgtaaatagtttttttttgtggAGGTAgtagtttttcttattttttcaaatactattaaagataaaaataattgtgtacataaaataaaagaattttaattgtatatCATTATAGATAAATTTGCtacaaattgaaatttaatcaGTCACAGCAAGTCTTTTATTTGTCAATAAACTCCTAATATGCCAATTAACCCTTGCGTACATAACTAAAGTAATGATATTTTTCGTATATAATTCTCAATAAGAAAAACCAAAATACAACATATAAAGACTTAAGTTGTCATAGATATCGTTTACAAAACTGCTTGATTAATTCCTAACACAACAAAAGATTCAGTTGAGacatactacaagaaaatatgattttgacagaggtttgtatttatattatcCAAGATTAAAATCTCTGCTAAGTTATTTATTCAAGATTTCGACTTTTCTCGTTAAACCATCCTTGGAGAATGTGTTCGTCGGAATTTTTACGAACTTCAGGACACACCAATCAATAGTTGATTCATATTCTCTTGCATTTAACGGAGGTTTAGGTTTTTAAGACCTCTATTTAAGTTTTGTAAGTTTAAAACTCTGGTTAAGTACCTTGAGTTTTGAAACTTCAGTAAAATATCATGAGTTTCACAACTTTCCTAAATCACCTCTGTAAAGtaccataaatttttttattgttaatattatttttcttactcatttatcatttatgcattcatatattttttcaattacaattatttacatttattgtATTTGTTTATCTATATTTAGTTATACAAAAATAGATATAACACTTATCTAATACACAAGCTAAATATagataactaaatttatatcaaagtataaaaaatatacacattaaaattcatttttaagtaCAATACTAATTGAGAAAAACTAGCAAAAATTGTTATAAAGCACGAAAGTTTTAGAATTAGTTGGTACACTCTAAAACCtacaatataaatatgtatcatAATTAGTAATATAgactctgaaaaaaaaattatgtaatctTGTATTTGATAGCTAAAaatgaatttacaaaagaaatagaaattaaGCTCATAAGTCTTATTAAAAAGGAAGCATGAAAAAACTCATAAATTACAAATGATGAGCATCATTTATGCTatcataatttataaagtaCTATAAAAGAGTGGGTATGAAATTTACATCTGTAGCAGTAGCATTATGAACTGCTAtactttttagaaaaaaaaatgtacatgaATACAAATATACAAATGTAGATCTTCCTTACAATTCGGAAAGTCTCACGTTGTCAACACTCTAACTAACTTTATATATGACTGGCTGCTCATCACGTGGGAAGTTAAAACAAAAACGAACGTACCAAACAAAACCATATTAATTTACAAACATCTTATCCGACCATCTTAATcggaaatgatttttttattagtatttaacAACTTTCTCTTTTGATCTAAGTTGTCATTTTTAATCAAAGTCCAAAAATCGGAAACGTTTTCTATCTTAGTTTTTTTGGGTGTTTTTGGgtgagaaaaagagaaaggtaGAAGATAATGGGTTCAGTTTCTGAAACCGTTTGCGTCACCGGAGCTTCTGGTTTCATCGGGTCATGGCTCGTTATGAGACTCATCGAGCGTGGCTACACCGTTCGAGCCACCGTTCGTGACCCAGGCATGTTAATTCTTTTGCCTCTCTAAACACAGTTTTTGgacttaaatatataatttgtgaagattaaattttgatacagTGTCACCACCACCTTTTGTTCTTGTTAATTAGTATATATGCATGTGCAGGGAACATGAAGAAGGTGAAGCATTTGGTGGAGCTGCCAGGTGCAAAGACCAAGCTCTCTCTGTGGAAGGCTGATCTAGGTGATGAGGGAAGCTTTGATGAAGCCATTAAAGGATGCACCGGAGTTTTTCATGTCGCAACTCCAATGGACTTTGAGTCTAAGGATCCTGAGGTATATATATACTATTGACGTGGTTTGCAACTTATAGAAATGTTAAAATGGGTTAGGCTAACCAATCTGCCAAGAAAAGGACGGGTTGGCGGGCTGGATTGAAATTTCCAACTTGTTAAGCTTGCTGGCCCACTAGCTCATCCTAAGATAAGATGAGTTGCAACATCCAACCCGTTTATTGGTGACGGGTCAGTCCAGCCCGATCCAGTCTGTTTTTGACGAACCACAGGCAGGCCGGGCCAAAACAAACCGAATTGGTCTATTTTGCCACCCTTAATGACTTATcgtcaaatataaaaaaaaaattgatatctctattaatagaattaaaatcAGAAGATATATGATATCTTTATCAACTATCACAACAATCTATATAaaggttttttcttttatatattggtGCAGAATGAAATGATAAAACCTACGGTAAACGGAGTTCTAGACATCATGAAAGCTTGCATGAAGGCAAAGACAGTGAGAAGGCTTGTGTTTACATCTTCAGCAGGAACACTTAATGTGATTGAGCACCAAAAGCCCATTTTTGATGAAACTTGTTGGAGTGACGTTGAGTTTTGTAGGAGAGTAAAGATGACCGGTTGGGTCagtgatttttcttttcactttatATGAACCTTAAATCCTAaatcataaaccctaaaccctaaaccctaaatctTAAACTTGATATGAACCATTACGattgaaattttcatatttgaacacaaaacaccATGCTTTGTGCAGATGTATTTCGTTTCTAAAACACTAGCTGAGAAAGAAGCATGGAAATTCGCGAAAAAGCATGGCATGGACTTCATCACTATCATTCCACCTCTTGTTGTTGGTCCCTTTCTGATGCCAACAATGCCACCTAGCCTAATCACTGCTCTTTCTCTCATCACaggtttatatatattgttcttACTTTTCCACATTCTTACGTAAACAAGAAGAGTATATATATAGTTCAAAACTGGAAAATTTCATGAGTGGTGCTGCAAAATTTGCAGGAAATGAGAGCCATTATTCGATCATAAAGCAAGGTCAATTCGTGCACTTGGATGATCTATGTCTTGCTCACATATTTCTGTTTGAACAACCAAAAGTTGAAGGGAGGTACATATGCAGTGCATGTGACACCACTATTCATCACATTGCCAAactaatcaatgaaaaatacCCTGAATACAACATCCCCACCAAGTAAGTTTCTCAATTAACAAcgcaaaaaataattttttaacaattaaactTTGACGACTTTTTCTTACAACTTGAGGTAACATCTTTTCATCTCTCTGTGTTCCAAACCACTTAAAAGATACAATATTAAGttgtaagaaaaagttatcaaaatttagttattaaaatatcattatcctaaaATTAActgtaaaattgatttaatattaTACACATTTTAGGTTCAAGAATATTCCAAATGAACTCGAGGTTGTGAGATTTTCTTCGAAGAAGATCGAAGGCTTGGGATTCCAGTTTAAGTATAGCTTAGAGGACATGTACTGTGGAGCAATTGATACATGCAGAGACAAAGGGCTTCTTCCTAAACCTGCAAAAAATCCACTCAGTAGTACTATCATTCAGAATGCAAAAACTTCAATGAATGGCATCGTTCAGAACTAAACACATGCTTTCATTTCTTGTTGCATGAATGTTTCTtggttaattattttcaatctcggtttttttattaagttagaAATGTGACTATATTGTAACATGAATCTTCTAATAAAGTCTCATGACTTTGCATGTTTGAGGCTCATCTATATGTAAAACTACGGTTTTTAGTGCTCAACATGTACTTTTGTTGATTCAAGTGATTATGGTCACATAGTTGTTCACTCATGCAAGTTCACGTCTAtcatttgaataaaaaagaattgtTTCTATATATCTCGAATAGATTATTCTTGTATCACTTATTATTTAacttatatttgaataaataaacttatattttgtctttatttgtatattatacCATTGGAAATCATGAGACATTTATATAGCATGACTTCAACTTATTGCATTATtgctttgattttcttttaattaacaggtcttcttatgttttaagttttaaaGATCAAAATACACTACCTTAGCTGTTAAATTGATCGAATGAGTCCTTATTACTTCAACACTTGTTATTACTTCAACACTTGGAGAGTACACCGCGAGTATTATTACGGTCTTGATTTTTCAATCAAACAAACAGATAATGAGATAATATGATTTTGACAGAggtttgtttttatattatccAGAATTAAAATCTACGCTAAGTTATTTATCCAAGGTTTCGACTTCCCTTACTAAACCATCCTTAGAGAATGTGTTCGTCGGGATTTTTACGAATCCCAAGACATCTCAATCAATAGTTGATTCTTATTCTCTTGTATTTAACGAAGGTTTAGGTTTTAAAACCTCTATTTAAGTTTTATGAGTTTAAAACTATCATTAACTACCTTTAGTTTTGAAACTTCTGTAAAATATCATAAGTTTCACAACTTTCATAAATTACCTCTATAAAGTACCATTGattcttaaattattaatatattgtttttactcatttatcatttgtgcatttatatatactttttcaaccacaattatttatatttattgtatttatttatctatatttagtTATACAAAAATAGATATAACACTCATCCAATAAACAAGCTAAATatagataattaaatttataccaaagtataacaaaaaataatttacaaaagaaatagaGATTAGGCTCATAAATCATAAACAGAAACAAGCACGAACAAGCTCATAAATTACAAATGATTAATGATGAGCATCATTTATGCTatcataatttataaagttcTATAAAAGAGTGGGCATGAAATTTACATCTTACCACAAAACGAGCCACCTCTGTAGCATTATGAACTGCTATATACTTTCTAGAGTAATTTCAATGAGAAACAAAATGACAACCTTGTCTGATTACatagagagaaaagaaagagagagaaaaaatgtaCATAAATACAAGgagaatgatattttgactattaaattttgacaactttttaaaatgaggtgtcatcttctaagtaattttgaaatattgaatatgagaaaataaaaaaataaaaaaccacttagaaaatatcacctaaaattataagagaaaattatcaaaatttaataataaaaaattattttccagaATACAAATATACAAATGTAGATCCTCCTTAGAATTCGGAAAGTCTCACGTGGTCAACACCCTAACTAACTTTATATATGACTGGCTGCTCATCACGTGGGAAGTCAAAACAAAAACGAACGTACCAAATCCCAAATGTACCAAACAAAaccatatttatttacaaacatCTTATCCGACCATCTAAATCTTTGTATATCTaaattggaaaatgattttttcttactattatttgaaaattttcttttataattttaggttttattttttattttttttatttttcattcttaatattccaaaactatttaaaaaataacatcttattttataaaaaaaattgttaaaatttaatagtcaaaatatcattatctcatCTAAATTTTGCAAGTCTAATTCCAACTCAAATTCAGACAGCTACCTCACTCCACTTTCCCCAGTTGCTTCTATAAAACCGTATTTCATTTTCAACCTAAGCCTGACACTTAggaacaaagaaagagaaaaaaaaaatgagttcaAGGTCTGAATCCGTTTGCGTTACCGGAGCTTCTGGTTTCATCGGATCATGGCTTGTGATGAGGCTAATGGAACGTGGCTACACGGTTCGAGCCACCGTACGCGACCCAGGTGAATTCTTacttcactttttatttatttatttaattcttatagTGTCTTTTATGAGATCTAACTTGGAATAGTAGTAAATAAGATCTTAAATTTGAACAACTAAAAAAGATTTAtactaaaaataacttaaatttattgACGAATACTTGGTCTCAATacacaattatataaaaaagaagtttGGAACAAGGTTTTTTCAACATTATACCATAAAAAAGTACTGTTATTATACAATCGTGTAGAATAGTTACATGAGTTTCAGCGCGTGAGGAAGAAACGAACAAGAAGgagatatttttgtttgttttacaCTGAATTAGTACAACCCTCGAACAAAAAAGTCAAAAACAGAATCTATGTTTAATTCAATAtactttgtttttatatttcgatgagagaaataagaaaaattaatttttaacaaatttttgacAATATACACATGACACGTGACGacacttaataaataaataaaagtttgatgtgacttaaaaataaataaaaaagaagttttgatgtgttttgaaaaataaatttaatgaaacttTGTCAAAAACAACTGTCTAAGGTATTATAATCCGACAAACAATGAGATATCTTAATTAATGGAAGTGAATTGTGACAAAACATGACAGATTCAACCAAAATCTTAATCACACAGTAAATTTAAGACTGTTTTTCCTTGTTGATATGTTACTGAACTTGTTGTGAAACTCTCTCTTGAAAAGAGAACACACTTGAAAGTGGATATTACATATGCAAAGGtgttttatgttaattattattacatgcACGTGCATGTATACCCTGCAGCAAACATGAAGAAGGTGAAGCATTTGGTAGAACTTCCTGGTGCAAACACAAAACTGACTCTGTGGAAAGCTGACCTTAGTGAAGAAGGAAGCTTTGACGAAGCCATTAAAGGGTGCACTGGAGTTTTCCACGTTGCAACCCCCATGGACTTTGAATCCAAGGACCCAGAGGTATATACTGTTACCATAGTtgtgaaaatgttgaattaagATGTTGTAACATGGTTAGAAAAATTGAGTGGAAATGCAGAATGAAGTGATAAAGCCTACAATAAAGGGGTTACTTGATATCATGAAAGCATGCGTGAAGGCCAAAAGTGTGCGAAGGATTGTCTTCACATCTTCAGCTGGAACTGTTGATGTTGCTGAGAAGCCAAAGCCTGTTTATGATGAGAACTGTTGGAGTGATGTTGAGTTCTGCAGAAGGGTCAAAATGACTGGTTGGGTTAGTTCTTTGTACCTGtgttacatgtttttttttttgttcatatatACACCACCAAAAAGAATGATTCTATTCCACACCATGTTTCTTTTTGTAGATGTATTTTGTTTCAAAGACCTTGGCAGAGAAAGAAGCTTGGAAATTTGCCAGAGAGCATAACATAGACTTTGTCTCGGTCATTCCACCTCTTGTTGTTGGTCCCTTTCTTATGCCAACAATGCCACCAAGCCTAATCACCGCTCTTTCCCTCATCACAGgtaattaaatatgtttccccctccagcggaaggaTCATATTACACTTATCTGAGCCAGTTTTAACTAtcgactctgataccacttgttaggtatATATAGAGGAGATTTTACTGGAGAAATATAACGATTTTATCCTTATGTAGTgctttactttctcatttttaattaatatgagaCTTatactcacacttgaatttctaaATGTTCTTTATCTATGCTCTTATGCAGGAAATGAGGGGCATTACCATATCATAAAACAAGGCCAGTTCGTGCACTTAGATGACCTTTGTCTTGctcatatatttttgtttgagaaTCCAAAAGCAGAAGGGAGGTACATATGTTGTTCAGACGAGGCAACCATTCATGACATTGCAAAACTGCTAAACCAAAAATACCCTCACTATAATATCCCCACAAAGTAAGAATTTGCAATTTTTCTCATTTCATCAGTTAATTGCATGCAGAGAATGTTATAGTAGTACTAATTGTGCTAATTCTGATGCAGGTTCAAGGATATTCCAGATGAATTGGATATTATTAGATTTTCTTCTAAGAAAATCACAGACATGGGCTTCAAATTTGAGTACAGCTTAGAGGATATGTTCACAGGAGCTGTTGAGACCTGCAGAGAAAAAGGGCTTCTTCCTGAACCTGCTCAAACTCCAGTTAATGGCTCTGTGCACAAATAATTATGCTTTCATCTCTGTGTTGTTCGGAATAAATTTGTATGTTCAAGATTCTATCTttcaacataattttaataaagttcTTTGCTTAACTATTGTACTTAAATTGTTCTACTGaaaagttaatttaataagGTCATGATACTTAATAAGTAATCATCTtgtaaaatcttaattttaattctgCTTCATAAGCCGAGAAACATGTTGAAAAGTATGTATTCAAACCTTTTTACAAGTTTAAGCATCAACACTTTGATGCTTAAACAATACAACAGAAGAGATTATACACCAATCCAACGAGAATGACTCGATTAAAAACTATACCATTCCTCAACAAGCATACGTACAAAACGTATTcgcattttttttatcatgttatttaatttttaacaagttaaaatctaattttattatgttaagtaatatatatgaattgtactttttttttgttttatgtctttgcttattatatctataaaattatatattttttggtattaattatttaaataaaacatgtgTAAATAGTTACTTTTGTGGAGGTAgtagtttcttttcaaatattattaaagttaacaaaaaaatagtatgcataaaaggaaagaattttaattgcatattattatagataaatttGCTATAAATTGAAATGTAATTGGTCACAACGacttttttatttgtcaataaACTCCTAATATGCCAATTAACCCTTACATACATAACTAAATTGATTGatgacatttttcaatatataaaagt from Vigna unguiculata cultivar IT97K-499-35 chromosome 8, ASM411807v1, whole genome shotgun sequence encodes:
- the LOC114193234 gene encoding dihydroflavonol 4-reductase; translation: MGSVSETVCVTGASGFIGSWLVMRLIERGYTVRATVRDPGNMKKVKHLVELPGAKTKLSLWKADLGDEGSFDEAIKGCTGVFHVATPMDFESKDPENEMIKPTVNGVLDIMKACMKAKTVRRLVFTSSAGTLNVIEHQKPIFDETCWSDVEFCRRVKMTGWMYFVSKTLAEKEAWKFAKKHGMDFITIIPPLVVGPFLMPTMPPSLITALSLITGNESHYSIIKQGQFVHLDDLCLAHIFLFEQPKVEGRYICSACDTTIHHIAKLINEKYPEYNIPTKFKNIPNELEVVRFSSKKIEGLGFQFKYSLEDMYCGAIDTCRDKGLLPKPAKNPLSSTIIQNAKTSMNGIVQN
- the LOC114193708 gene encoding dihydroflavonol 4-reductase-like, translated to MSSRSESVCVTGASGFIGSWLVMRLMERGYTVRATVRDPANMKKVKHLVELPGANTKLTLWKADLSEEGSFDEAIKGCTGVFHVATPMDFESKDPENEVIKPTIKGLLDIMKACVKAKSVRRIVFTSSAGTVDVAEKPKPVYDENCWSDVEFCRRVKMTGWMYFVSKTLAEKEAWKFAREHNIDFVSVIPPLVVGPFLMPTMPPSLITALSLITGNEGHYHIIKQGQFVHLDDLCLAHIFLFENPKAEGRYICCSDEATIHDIAKLLNQKYPHYNIPTKFKDIPDELDIIRFSSKKITDMGFKFEYSLEDMFTGAVETCREKGLLPEPAQTPVNGSVHK